The following are from one region of the Oreochromis aureus strain Israel breed Guangdong linkage group 1, ZZ_aureus, whole genome shotgun sequence genome:
- the ddias gene encoding DNA damage-induced apoptosis suppressor protein gives MSYRRALVDCAVLFLQDPCVFYPCCRCCFSRIDVDQQDTTRCRCFKCGYKCLREQVDYRYRLSLKVARDGRIFGITVFGNSLKPFFGIHANELQRLVENLDRPVEQSTRLTLLVKAVEDCFIGRHFIFGIKVMEAESALWFGGSAPSSSSSKSAAQFVATQMILPKAPGLGGCTVVSYYRILLQKAFQSELVSADTSRITSLPATTPLLIHDHSPASSFSDATLSASHLLPRSLQRSRYRDCTLTPTATWQQSLGLVTSSAEQEEGCSTQECGDEDKSQVDKNITPYLAQRSCQENQKAANDLAPFFSLEHSFYDSASSEKGAGNSPSLKTWLSPSQYCQKTCSPKEKEFSTGQLTRTFSSSSLAWNYLPFSESLTAFLCEANKDFDTDRDMKQVQNVHRKEVKARNNLGNSSLISETSSCQRNAQITDRHLQALLDATNTPATNGCGSHDSASQECKNPVLFVKRSQARNIYSLGCYQEDDTAGSLSFQKEEEEQLEGDAYNCSADLFGSSVTTNLETERFTMHAEAVGDGIEACSQFSKADEHHLIYENANVTQSTPDKVKLKRSKCRESLIPQDAKEFDFVPPSQSTPIVKGGVVSYSCADLYKSMTGEFRSQPVNEKSFNANLHEMESKNNSVHKLNCGNAHQAWQSETESVKENFVWRTTSSRHSHKLTPKRKFLKPVEHKNSLHPLQHLRVQGEALNRMSINCKTRFIDVSECDCEDNEAIIPPTPVGKIQQSVPIRKRKLTANNNNFGSIECMLTKTENRGREEVSEGIHGSQTCDCSRDLFSDSF, from the exons ATGTCTTATAGACGGGCACTGGTGGATTGTGCGGTGTTGTTTCTGCAAGATCCCTGTGTGTTTTATCCGTGTTGCAGATGCTGTTTCTCCAGGATTGATGTTGACCAGCAGGACACTACGAG ATGCAGATGCTTCAAGTGTGGTTACAAGTGTCTGAGAGAACAGGTGGATTACAGGTACCGTCTCTCACTGAAGGTGGCCCGGGACGGACGTATATTCGGGATAACAGTATTTGGAAACAGTTTGAAACCATTCTTTGGCATTCATGCAAATGAATTACAAAG ATTGGTGGAAAACTTGGACAGACCAGTGGAACAATCTACAAGACTCACATTGCTGGTGAAGGCAGTCGAGGACTGTTTCATTGGCAGACATTTCATTTTTGGTATAAAG GTGATGGAAGCAGAAAGTGCACTTTGGTTTGGAGGATCTGCTCCAAGTAGCTCCAGCAGTAAAAGTGCAGCACAGTTTGTTGCTACTCAGATGATTCTTCCCAAAGCACCGGGACTGGGAGGATGCACCGTGGTCAGTTATTATCGGATTCTTCTTCAGAAAGCTTTTCAATCTGAACTTGTATCTGCTGATACCAGCAGAATCACCAGTCTTCCAGCAACAACCCCGCTCCTCATTCATGATCATTCTCCAGCTAGCAGCTTTAGTGATGCCACACTATCTGCCTCTCATCTTTTGCCCCGATCACTTCAAAG ATCACGTTACAGAGACTGCACCCTTACTCCCACAGCTACATGGCAGCAATCACTTGGACTCGTTACCTCATCAGCAGAGCAGGAAGAAGGCTGCAGTACCCAGGAATGtggagatgaagacaaaagTCAGGTTGACAAAAACATAACACCATATCTTGCACAGAGGAGCTGCCAGGAAAACCAAAAAGCTGCAAATGACTTGGCACCTTTTTTCTCATTGGAGCACAGTTTTTATGATAGTGCATCATCTGAGAAGGGAGCTGGAAACAGCCCTAGCCTAAAGACTTGGTTAAGTCCGTCCCAGTATTGTCAGAAAACATGCAGCCCCAAAGAAAAGGAGTTTTCTACTGGACAGCTCACCAGAACATTTTCATCAAGCTCATTGGCTTGGAATTATTTGCCTTTCTCTGAAAGTCTGACAGCGTTTTTATGTGAAGCCAATAAAGATTTTGACACTGATAGAGATATGAAGCAAGTTCAGAATGTTCACAGGAAGGAAGTAAAAGCAAGAAATAACCTGGGAAACAGCAGCTTAATAAGTGAAACATCTTCTTGCCAAAGAAATGCACAAATAACAGACAGGCATTTGCAAGCATTGTTGGATGCCACTAATACGCCTGCAACAAATGGATGCGGCTCACATGATTCAGCCAGCCAAGAATGCAAGAACCCTGTTCTGTTTGTCAAAAGGAGTCAAGCTAGAAACATTTATTCCCTTGGGTGTTATCAGGAGGATGACACAGCTGGTTCACTGTCTTttcaaaaggaagaagaagagcagcTTGAGGGGGATGCCTACAACTGTTCAGCAGATCTGTTTGGTAGCTCAGTCACGACCAATCTTGAAACAGAGAGGTTCACCATGCATGCAGAAGCCGTCGGTGATGGCATCGAAGCTTGCTCACAGTTTTCCAAGGCAGACGAGCATCATCTGATTTATGAAAATGCGAATGTGACACAATCAACACCAgataaagtgaaattaaaaagaAGTAAATGCAGGGAGAGTTTGATTCCACAAGACGCAAAAGAATTTGACTTTGTCCCTCCCTCTCAGTCCACACCCATAGTAAAAGGAGGCGTTGTATCATACTCATGTGCTGACTTGTACAAAAGTATGACAGGTGAATTCCGTTCACAGCCTGTCAATGAAAAAAGTTTTAATGCGAATTTACATGAAATGGAGAGTAAAAACAATTCTGTTCATAAACTGAATTGTGGTAATGCTCACCAGGCTTGGCAGAGTGAGACGGAATCTGTCAAAGAAAACTTTGTCTGGAGAACTACATCCAGCAGGCACAGCCACAAACTTACCCCCAAAAGAAAATTCTTGAAACCAGTCGAGCATAAAAACAGTCTGCATCCTCTGCAGCACCTTAGGGTGCAGGGAGAGGCTCTAAACCGCATGTCAATCAACTGTAAAACAAGATTTATTGATGTGTCAGAGTGTGATTGTGAGGACAATGAAGCAATTATTCCTCCTACACCTGTGGGTAAAATCCAACAAAGTGTGCCAATCcgaaaaagaaagctgacagccaacaacaacaactttggTTCTATAGAGTGTATGCTGACAAAGACAGAAAATCGTGGCCGTGAAGAAGTTAGCGAAGGAATTCACGGGAGCCAGACATGTGACTGCTCTAGAGATCTGTTCTCTGACTCTTTCTGA
- the si:zfos-1056e6.1 gene encoding uncharacterized protein si:zfos-1056e6.1 translates to MSIVCFDKLPQVSKIWIALRRLDKKDEKVATLREVSIPPAADVTIIVQIVSSAFGLNCSSVVFKIRNHHGHLIPLNSSIPANSKHVPYVLEVAKIFQHVCPKPRTIPMTVINKTMKTRLQTIERRIQRLEDLLPQVKLRRNEKLTQEIECLNQKLRFLHQRMQVANSHTWKGVLTRAPLW, encoded by the exons ATGTCTATCGTCTGTTTTGATAAATTACCTCAGGTATCAAAGATCTGGATCGCTCTGAGGCGGCTTGACAAAAAAG ATGAAAAAGTGGCTACTCTTCGAGAAGTGTCTATTCCCCCAGCTGCTGATGTTACCATCATCGTACAG ATTGTCAGCAGTGCTTTTGGGCTGAACTGTTCCAGTGTTGTGTTCAAG ATAAGGAACCATCATGGCCATCTTATCCCTCTGAACAGCTCCATCCCTGCTAACAGCAAGCATGT ACCTTATGTGCTTGAGGTTGCAAAGATCTTTCAGCATG TGTGTCCCAAGCCGAGAACCATCCCCATGACTGTGATCAATAAGACTATGAAAACAAGACTACAGACTATTGAAAGAAGG ATTCAGAGACTGGAAGACCTTCTACCTCAAGTCAAACTCAGGCGTAATGAAAAACTaacccag GAAATTGAATGTCTCAACCAGAAGTTGAGGTTTCTTCATCAGAGAATGCAG GTAGCAAATTCTCACACATGGAAAGGGGTGTTGACCAGAGCCCCTTTGTGGTAA